One part of the Neoarius graeffei isolate fNeoGra1 chromosome 2, fNeoGra1.pri, whole genome shotgun sequence genome encodes these proteins:
- the atf3 gene encoding cyclic AMP-dependent transcription factor ATF-3, whose translation MMLQHPGLGPSEISASALVPCLSPPGSLTLDDFTHFSPLVKEELRFAIQSKRLSGGMSTAGTTYSGYSSEKPAELLGMKRELTVEEMDRRKRRRERNKIAAAKCRNKKKEKTDCLQKESEKLESLNAELKAQIEELKNQKQQLVYMLNLHRPTCIVRAHNGQTPEDERNLFIQQIKETTLQCMNIAAAGSADPAVLGTCDHL comes from the exons ATGATGCTTCAGCACCCTGGTCTGGGTCCTTCAGAGATCAGTGCGTCGGCTCTAGTGCCGTGTCTGTCCCCACCCGGTTCGCTCACTCTTGACGACTTCACTCATTTCAGCCCGCTGGTGAAGGAGGAGTTGCGGTTCGCCATCCAGAGCAAACGCCTGTCCGGTGGGATGAGTACGGCCGGTACGACCTACTCTGGCTACAGTTCCGAGAAACCCGCTGAATTGCTGGGAATGAAAAGAGAG CTTACTGTCGAGGAGATGGATCGTAGGAAAAGACGACGGGAAAGGAACAAGATAGCTGCTGCAAAGTGCCGGaacaagaagaaggagaagacggACTGTTTACAAAAG GAGTCAGAGAAGCTGGAGTCCTTAAATGCTGAGCTGAAGGCGCAGATCGAGGAGCTGAAGAACCAGAAACAGCAGCTGGTCTACATGCTCAACCTGCACCGGCCAACGTGCATCGTCCGAGCGCATAATGGTCAAACTCCAGAAGATGAAAGAAACCTCTTCATCCAACAGATCAAAGAGACCACTCTGCAGTGCATGAACATCGCCGCCGCCGGATCTGCTGACCCTGCCGTACTAGGCACGTGCGATCATCTTTAA